The following coding sequences lie in one bacterium genomic window:
- a CDS encoding cbb3-type cytochrome c oxidase subunit I: AALLGLFLASPSLGAYLGATMFASAQLDYIVWGGALSALFAGLHYWWPKMMGRAYSDEVARIGAVLYVIGVNLALIPRVMVGTRGVPQDLLGVIPESLRLSEVSSLGWLFLYSGLAVIAGNLLVTVWGDAKAADDPWGATTLEWTVPSPPPEDNFG; this comes from the coding sequence GCGGCCCTGCTGGGCCTGTTCCTGGCCAGCCCCTCGCTGGGGGCCTACCTGGGGGCGACGATGTTCGCCTCGGCGCAGTTGGACTACATCGTGTGGGGCGGCGCCCTCTCCGCGCTCTTCGCCGGTCTGCACTACTGGTGGCCGAAGATGATGGGCCGCGCCTACAGCGACGAGGTCGCCCGGATCGGCGCCGTCCTCTACGTGATCGGCGTGAACCTGGCCCTGATTCCGCGGGTCATGGTCGGCACGCGCGGCGTCCCCCAGGATCTGCTGGGCGTCATCCCGGAATCGCTGCGCCTGTCGGAGGTCTCGAGCCTCGGTTGGCTGTTCCTCTACAGCGGTCTCGCCGTGATCGCCGGCAACCTGCTGGTGACCGTGTGGGGGGACGCCAAGGCCGCGGACGATCCGTGGGGGGCGACGACCTTGGAATGGACCGTCCCTTCGCCGCCGCCCGAGGACAACTTCGGTTGA
- a CDS encoding cytochrome c encodes MPFLTPSAAIAAFLAVLCLVVPATGVAVDPPAEQPGDYDSANAREIMELCAGCHGDNGQGGGGGEYPRLAGLPAAYITAQMLQFRSGTRASMAMAPYADERELSDSDLADISRYLADIELLTRMPAIDPDLDSYEKLLIASRVFNVARVDGDTERGRVVYERECRKCHGESGVGRGKNPPLAGQYTDYLRLQIEEFRQERRANKPMLRALQDLTAADIEALLAYLATTDD; translated from the coding sequence ATGCCGTTCCTGACCCCGAGTGCGGCGATCGCGGCTTTCCTGGCCGTCCTGTGCCTGGTCGTTCCGGCAACAGGGGTGGCAGTCGATCCTCCCGCCGAGCAGCCGGGCGACTACGATTCCGCCAACGCGCGGGAGATCATGGAACTCTGCGCCGGATGCCATGGGGACAACGGGCAGGGCGGGGGCGGGGGCGAGTACCCGCGACTGGCCGGACTGCCGGCGGCCTACATCACCGCCCAGATGCTCCAGTTCCGCTCGGGGACCCGGGCCAGCATGGCCATGGCGCCCTACGCCGACGAGCGGGAGCTGAGCGACAGCGACCTGGCGGACATCAGCCGCTATCTCGCCGACATCGAACTGCTGACCCGGATGCCGGCGATCGATCCGGACCTCGACTCCTACGAGAAGCTGCTGATCGCGAGCCGGGTCTTCAACGTCGCCCGGGTCGACGGGGACACGGAGCGGGGACGGGTCGTCTACGAGCGGGAATGCCGCAAGTGCCACGGTGAATCCGGGGTCGGGCGAGGCAAGAACCCGCCGCTGGCCGGGCAATACACCGACTATCTCCGCCTGCAGATCGAGGAGTTCCGCCAGGAACGGAGGGCCAACAAGCCCATGCTGAGGGCGCTGCAGGACTTGACGGCCGCCGACATCGAGGCTCTTTTGGCCTACCTCGCGACGACCGACGACTGA
- the nosZ gene encoding Sec-dependent nitrous-oxide reductase — protein MSLVKKLAAILVLLAASTFLANGVARAQTLQDVMKERGLTEKDVLAAAKTYTPTGGRDEYIAFSSGGQSGQVIVYGIPSMRILKYIGVFTPEPWQGYGFDDESKAVLAMGRINGKDIRYGDSHHPAISETEGDYDGRYLFINDKANPRIAVIDLHDFETKQIVPNPFFSSDHGGCFVTPNTEYVMEASQYAAPFSKDFVPLEEFNDKYRGGVTYWKFNREEGRINPAESFTFELPPYSQDLSDAGKGPSYGWGFTNSFCSERYIGGIERGRPPFEAGCSSKDTDFMHVTNWKKAAELVAAGKVKKVNGQYLITIEQSVAEGLVYLIPEPKSPHGCDVTPDGKSIIVSGKLDSHAWVYSFEKIMKAIETRNFETTDSYNIPIISLEAALDKSVNVGLGPLHTQFDSVDGVCYTSIYVDSQVTKWNYRTGKVLDTLPIHYNIGHLMTMEGDTRSPDGKYLVALNKLSIDRFNPVGPLHPQNHQLLDISGAKMSLLYDMPLPLGEPHYAVAIKADKLQPVTGYKTGWDSRTDQKSAHRTLAGRERTERKGNRVDVYGTTIRSHITPEIIEVQVGDEVAIHLTNLERAEDQVHGFTIYGQNVQFSLEPGKTSSATFTVDKAGVYPYYCTEFCSALHLEMQGYLLVQPKGYKATGAEIQEGQKYTKADYETQVATNIATQEVIDQVVGFITSHNYQDFPTVVALVEDATDQLGFAAETKKKAEASAAAGDWQNAMLWANQWWQYQVKTADLGLRAKTFLEENGAKKVK, from the coding sequence ATGAGCTTGGTCAAGAAACTGGCGGCGATCCTGGTCCTGCTGGCGGCATCGACGTTCCTCGCGAACGGAGTGGCCCGGGCACAGACCCTCCAGGACGTGATGAAGGAACGCGGACTGACCGAGAAGGACGTTCTCGCGGCCGCGAAGACCTACACCCCGACGGGCGGCCGGGACGAGTATATCGCGTTCAGTTCCGGCGGCCAGAGCGGCCAGGTCATCGTCTACGGCATCCCGTCGATGCGGATCCTGAAGTACATCGGCGTCTTCACGCCGGAGCCGTGGCAGGGCTACGGATTCGACGACGAATCGAAGGCCGTGCTGGCGATGGGCCGCATCAACGGCAAGGACATCCGCTACGGCGATTCCCACCATCCCGCGATCTCCGAGACCGAGGGCGACTACGACGGCCGCTACCTGTTCATCAACGACAAGGCCAATCCGCGCATCGCGGTGATCGATCTCCACGACTTCGAGACCAAGCAGATCGTGCCCAACCCGTTCTTCAGTTCCGACCACGGCGGCTGCTTCGTGACCCCGAACACCGAGTACGTGATGGAGGCCAGCCAGTACGCGGCCCCCTTCAGCAAGGATTTCGTGCCGCTCGAGGAGTTCAACGACAAGTACCGGGGCGGAGTGACCTACTGGAAGTTCAACCGGGAGGAAGGCCGCATCAATCCCGCCGAGTCCTTCACCTTCGAGCTGCCGCCCTACAGCCAGGACCTCAGCGACGCCGGCAAGGGCCCGAGCTATGGCTGGGGCTTCACGAACTCGTTCTGCTCCGAACGGTACATCGGCGGCATCGAGCGGGGCCGTCCGCCCTTCGAGGCCGGGTGCTCCTCCAAGGACACCGATTTCATGCACGTCACCAACTGGAAGAAGGCCGCCGAGCTGGTCGCCGCCGGCAAGGTGAAGAAGGTCAATGGCCAGTACCTGATCACGATCGAGCAGTCGGTGGCCGAGGGCCTGGTCTACCTGATTCCCGAGCCCAAGAGCCCGCACGGCTGCGACGTCACGCCCGACGGCAAGAGCATCATCGTCTCGGGCAAGCTGGACAGCCACGCCTGGGTGTACAGCTTCGAGAAGATCATGAAGGCCATCGAGACCCGCAATTTCGAGACGACCGACTCCTACAACATCCCGATCATCTCCCTCGAGGCGGCGCTGGACAAGTCGGTCAACGTCGGCCTCGGCCCCCTGCACACCCAGTTCGACTCGGTCGACGGCGTCTGCTACACGTCGATCTACGTCGATTCGCAGGTCACCAAGTGGAACTACCGCACCGGCAAGGTGCTCGACACGCTGCCGATCCACTACAACATCGGCCACCTGATGACCATGGAGGGCGATACGCGCTCGCCCGACGGGAAGTACCTCGTCGCCCTCAACAAGCTTTCCATCGATCGCTTCAACCCGGTGGGCCCGCTGCACCCGCAGAACCACCAGTTGCTGGACATCAGCGGGGCCAAGATGTCGCTGCTCTACGACATGCCCCTGCCCCTGGGCGAGCCCCACTACGCGGTGGCCATCAAGGCCGACAAGCTGCAGCCGGTGACCGGCTACAAGACGGGCTGGGACAGCCGCACCGACCAGAAGTCCGCCCACCGGACCCTGGCCGGCCGTGAGCGCACCGAACGCAAGGGCAACCGCGTCGACGTCTACGGGACCACGATCCGCTCGCACATCACGCCGGAGATCATCGAGGTGCAGGTGGGGGACGAGGTCGCGATCCATCTGACGAACCTGGAGCGCGCGGAAGACCAGGTCCACGGCTTCACGATCTACGGCCAGAACGTCCAGTTCTCGCTGGAGCCGGGCAAGACGTCCTCGGCGACGTTCACCGTCGACAAGGCGGGCGTGTACCCGTACTACTGCACCGAATTCTGCTCGGCGCTGCACCTGGAAATGCAGGGCTACCTGCTCGTCCAGCCCAAGGGCTACAAGGCGACGGGCGCCGAGATCCAGGAGGGCCAGAAGTACACCAAGGCCGACTACGAGACCCAGGTGGCGACGAACATCGCGACCCAGGAGGTCATCGACCAGGTGGTGGGCTTCATCACGAGCCACAACTACCAGGACTTCCCGACCGTCGTCGCCCTCGTCGAGGACGCGACCGACCAGCTGGGCTTCGCCGCCGAGACGAAGAAGAAGGCGGAGGCTTCGGCGGCCGCCGGCGACTGGCAGAACGCCATGCTCTGGGCCAACCAGTGGTGGCAGTACCAGGTCAAGACGGCCGATCTCGGCCTGCGGGCCAAGACCTTCCTGGAGGAGAACGGGGCCAAGAAGGTGAAGTAG